The following is a genomic window from Colletotrichum lupini chromosome 5, complete sequence.
ATCACGAAACTACATGCGATTATTATCTGCCTACATCATGACTTCAAGTTAAATCTCACACACCAACACTAGGTCGCAGTGACAGCAACAGCAAAAGATTTCGCCGGCTTCTACAGGGGAAAACAATACCACCAACCAGACTTTGACGCCGTCTTCGACCGCGCCTCGGCCGCAGGCATCGACAAGGTGATGCTCACGGGCATGTCCCTTAGCGACGCAGCCAAGAATCTCTCCATTGCCAGATCGCGGCCAGCGGGGACGTGTTTCGTGACGATTGGCATCCATCCGTATCACGCCGCGGAGCCCGATGCTGAAGAAGATGGCGGCGAGGAAGGTCATTTCAAAAAATTGGCAGAGGTCGTCCGCGAAACGTTGAGCTCCACATCGGAAGGCAATCCATCGCCGTTGGCTGCGTTTGGCGAGTTGGGGCTGGACTATGACCGCCTGAACCACGCGTCCAAGGAGGCGCAGATTCGTACTTTTAAGCGGCAGTTGGACCTTTTTGTCGAGGAAAAGCTGGATTTGCCCCTGTTTCTCCATTGTCGCGCTGCGTACGATGACTTCGTGGAGATCATCAAGCCATACCTCCCTAACCTCCCCCGCCGCGGGCTGGTACACTCCTTTGTGGGCGCCTCGGCTCAGATGAGAACCCTGGTGGAGCTCGGCTTCGACGTCAGTGTCAACGGCTTCAGCTTCCAGGACAGGTGAAGCTTAGAGATGGTGCGCGATATTCCGTTGGAGCGCTTACAAATCGAGACGGATGCACCGTGGGGTGAGATACCGGCGGGCTCGGAGGTGGCGAAGAGGTATCTTGGTAACGCGTCGGCTTTGCCGCAGAGCAAGAAGAAGGACAAGTTCGAGTTGGGCCTCATGGTGAAGGGGAGAAATGAGAGTTGTACCATGGACAGGGTGGCTTTTGTCGTGGCGGGGCTCAAGGGGTTGAGTGTGGATGAAGTTGCTGATGCGGCCTGGAGAAACAGTGTCAAGATGTTTGGATTTGGCGAAAGCTAACACAAGATGAAGCGAAAGAAGGATCGAGCCTTTATTGACCACAATATGGTGCGTGATACCAGTCTTACGGAGCTATCTCGATCGTGAAGGGGGTTCTCCCGTCCATACTCGTCAGAGTGTCTTTTCTACCATGCTAATCCCCTCCTTCTCGAGCAACTTGCGAATGGGGTCACAGATCTCTGAAGTGTAGGGTGCCAACACCCCCGGCACATTCAAAGCAGGTTCCCCGTCCATTAATAGCTGGGTAGCAATACCGCAGGTAACACCTACGGTCCTGGCCATGGCTGAATGCCCACCAGGTTCTCCGAAGAGCTCCAGTGTCGATGTGATGGTCTCCTATTCACGCGGGTCACCGTCAGATTTTGACTTAATTAGAGGGGAGGTGGTTGCGGCGTGCATGCTTACTCTACTACCATCTTTCCACTCAACGATGAACTTGTGCTGGAGCATGACCAGATCTCTCTCATCGGGCTGATAGCTCATGAGCCTTTCGAGCTCCGCACACAGTGTGTCTAGGAGATTGCCGCGGAGGGTTGCCGGATTGTCGGAAAAGAGCCCGATCCATCGCAGGCCGTCAATGATTCTGTTCCTCTCAGTGATGTCCGGAAATTCGCAAATCTCATCAATGCGGGTGGTAAGTGTCCTTTTTGATACATCAGTATTTCAGCCCGAACTAGTAGCATGTATGCTTGAATGACTTACTCTTCATCAGTCCCGGCAGCACCAACAGCCCGTCCGAAAACCTCCCGCAACATCAAACCATCACTATCCTTCTCCAGCCATGTCAGTGGCTGCGTGTCCAGCAATTCGAGCTTCGTCAACGCCGCCACAAAAGCCGGGTTCCCTTCATACCGCAGCGACCCGCGCACAACCGTCTCCGCTTCAGGAATTCTGTAAAACTCCCGAAAAGGGACGGAGTTCCGATTCGGATATGCGAGGAACGAGTACCCGTCCATCACGTGGTATGGTTTGGCCTGCTTCATGAGATCTTCGCGGGAAGCATCAACGATCTGACCATTCTGGAAGTAGGATGCCGGGTTGAGCTGCGCAAGGAGCGAGCCTCGGGGCGACCAGGAGAATTTGAAGCGCAGGGGGTTATTGGAGCACTCTGGATCTGGGAGGCCGCCGGCGTACGAATGGAATTCCTTGATCTGCCGTTTGCATTGTTAGTCTGGTGAAAAGGGGTAGTGCGTGAGCATGTAGTCGGGTTGGTTGTACTTTTCCTCCCTTGCTATGAACTTCGTCAATGATACGAATAGCGTAGAGGTGGTCGATTCCTAAGGGTTCATGCATGAGCTTGATGATCTTTGGTGTTGTGAGGAATCATGTCGTACCAGGATCGAGGCCAACTTCATTCAGAACCGTGATCCCGGCAGCCTTCACTTCAGATTCCAATTCTCTCATCGCCGGAGACACGTAGCTCGTAGTCACGACGTGAGTTTTGCCACGTATGCCAGCTTCGACGACATTCTGGTGATGAATGAATGGGACAAGTGAAATTACCAGGTCATGAGATGCCACATGGCTATCGAGCTTTGGAGATGCCACATCCAGAGAAATAGCGCTGGCTCGAGGATGATTTGAAGCCAAACTTTCGGCTGTCGAAAGGGTTCGGCAAGCTGTTACAAAAGTGTTAGTGACCTCTGATAGTGATTTAGAATGGAAGCGGAATGGAATACCTATTGTCAACTTGTTCTTCTCATTGCGAAGCAGATATTCGACACATGGCTTGGCCACCAGGCCGCTTCCCAGGATAAGAATCTTTTTTTCAGACATTCTATGAACGCGATTCCCAGTTCGTGAAGAAACAAAAGTAGTTGTTAGATCAGGTGTTTTCTTTGAAGCTGTTGTTTTGAGAGGATGAGAAGGAGATGAGCTATTCACATTACCGTTCTTATAAGCTTGGCCCTCGGTCACCTTGATATGTAGCCGTCCTCGCTCTTCACTCAAACTACCATCTTAGACTTGAGTCATCCGGCGAGGGACTTCGATAAGCCTCCTTGTCATAAGAAGCTCAAAAATCGCGACATTCTTGCCTTGAAATGCGTAATTCAACTGGTTTGCATGCGAAGTTGTCGGCTTCCAGCAGATTGATTGCGCAGCCAGTCTCATCGGCCGATCGGCCGACCGGGTTGCCGACAGTTAGGTTATACGATGCCGCTATCACACTTCGCGTCGCAAACTTCAGAAATCGCCGAGTGGAAACAGAGCGACTCGGTCGCAGCGAAGGACCTTAAGGTTGAAAATCGGACTCCTTACTGAGTCAATTCGAACTTGGGCCAGCGCCAGTAGCTGACTGATTAGACAACGAAACCGAGCGAATAAACCCATCTCAGATCTTCAGCATCCTGAACTCCTGTCTAAGGGAGTTTCAATCTGATATTACATTCTACTAATCATCGAGGAAGGAAATTGAATATTTGCCACAAATGGAAGCGTTCGTCTACATCTtgttatatctaaattattcGGTCTTTCGCGATGCGCCATGATCAACGAAGCAAAAGCAAAATCCAGTTCATACCTACTGAGTTTCTCAGCAACTCGCAATGTCGAGCGCGCTGGGTATACCATGCCCAAGGCCATATGGTGAGTCCGACTGTACGACTTCTGGTACTCGCGTAAATCTTATCCAAGCTCAACTGGTGGCGGTGACCGAGAAACGTTCCCGTCTCCGGGTGCCTCTTGCACAGGAGGAGAATGGTATTTGGCGTCCGCAGCGATCTTTGGTGAAACTTAGATTTCTCCCTGACTATTCCCTTGATCACCAAGATCCCTATTCCCCCGGTATCTCCTCCTCGCCAGTAGGATTCCTGCACAAACGGATAAGCCTACTCCCAGAATGGCCCCGATAACGATACCAGCTATGGCACCTGCGCCGAGACCTTCAGTACCGGACCCGGGTGTCGAAGTAACACTCGCCGCCGTTGCTGAAGAGCTCTCCGATGAAGTCGTGGTTGCCGAATCACTAGTTGGCGAAGGAGTGAGGAGTGTTGAAGTTGAAGTGGACCCGGATTCACTCCCATCAGGTAGTGTGATGAAGAATCTTGAAGATTGAGCCGAAGTGCTCGTCGAGCCATCAACAAAAAGTCCAAGGAAATAGTACGTGTCGCTGGGCGGGTCGGTCTTCGAAAAGGCATAAAAGTCTACTGTCCAAGTGAAGGACTTGGACGAGATGCTCTCTAACGATATAGCATAGTTAGTCTTCAATGCCCAAAGCCAAGCGATACCAATCCGCACAGAACTAACTTCCTAACGTGATTGATCGGGTGTTCTTGTTTGTCCAGAGAAGCAAGTTAAGCTTGTCAGCATCTGTCGTCCAGTTGAAGACGACGTTCTGGCCTGATTCGAACGTGGGGCCTTCAAGACCGGCCGGTTTCACGGGGTATGTGAACTTCGTGTTGGTAT
Proteins encoded in this region:
- a CDS encoding TatD family hydrolase; protein product: MTSDLLAGFPANAPPKPKTKLRFADVAVTATAKDFAGFYRGKQYHQPDFDAVFDRASAAGIDKVMLTGMSLSDAAKNLSIARSRPAGTCFVTIGIHPYHAAEPDAEEDGGEEGHFKKLAEVVRETLSSTSEGNPSPLAAFGELGLDYDRLNHASKEAQIRTFKRQLDLFVEEKLDLPLFLHCRAAYDDFVEIIKPYLPNLPRRGLVHSFVGASAQMRTLVELGFDVSVNGFSFQDR
- a CDS encoding saccharopine dehydrogenase, producing the protein MNIFSFLFVLSLARNAFAADNTNTKFTYPVKPAGLEGPTFESGQNVVFNWTTDADKLNLLLWTNKNTRSITLGKSISSKSFTWTVDFYAFSKTDPPSDTYYFLGLFVDGSTSTSAQSSRFFITLPDGSESGSTSTSTLLTPSPTSDSATTTSSESSSATAASVTSTPGSGTEGLGAGAIAGIVIGAILGVGLSVFREKSKFHQRSLRTPNTILLLCKRHPETGTFLGHRHQLSLDKIYASTRSRTVGLTIWPWAWYTQRARHCELLRNSVDGFIRSVSLSNQSATGAGPTASYNLTVGNPVGRSADETGCAINLLEADNFACKPVELRISRQEYGSLSEERGRLHIKVTEGQAYKNGNVNSSSPSHPLKTTASKKTPDLTTTFVSSRTGNRVHRMSEKKILILGSGLVAKPCVEYLLRNEKNKLTIGIPFRFHSKSLSEVTNTFVTACRTLSTAESLASNHPRASAISLDVASPKLDSHVASHDLVISLVPFIHHQNVVEAGIRGKTHVVTTSYVSPAMRELESEVKAAGITVLNEVGLDPGIDHLYAIRIIDEVHSKGGKIKEFHSYAGGLPDPECSNNPLRFKFSWSPRGSLLAQLNPASYFQNGQIVDASREDLMKQAKPYHVMDGYSFLAYPNRNSVPFREFYRIPEAETVVRGSLRYEGNPAFVAALTKLELLDTQPLTWLEKDSDGLMLREVFGRAVGAAGTDEETLTTRIDEICEFPDITERNRIIDGLRWIGLFSDNPATLRGNLLDTLCAELERLMSYQPDERDLVMLQHKFIVEWKDGSRETITSTLELFGEPGGHSAMARTVGVTCGIATQLLMDGEPALNVPGVLAPYTSEICDPIRKLLEKEGISMLRKTGITHHIVVNKGSILLSLHLVLAFAKSKHLDTVSPGRISNFIHTQPLEPRHDKSHPVHGTTLISPLHHEAQLELVLLLALRQSRRVTKIPLRHLRARRYLTPRCIRLDL